CTCTTTTTCATCAAGAGGTAAAAGTAGTAAACGCAAAAGGCCCGATTTATGACGTTTATCAAGAGTAAGGGCTAATTTATTTCATGAATTATCAGAAATTGGTTTTCGCAGCCAACAAAATTTAAGGCGCATCCTTTGTGCATTCAGCAATTCGGTTATATTTGTCATTCCTAATTCCATACAAACAATCATTTTACGATTCATATGAAAAATAACTCTACACTCATTCATGTTATTTTGGCACTGGCTGTTATTGGCCTCTATGTATTATACTTTACAGGAAATAAAAAAGGCCAGTCAGACCAGGCAACCACTGAAACACAAACGGGAAATGAACCAGTTAAGGTGGCATTTGTAAAACTCGACTCTGTGTTGGTCAACTACGATTTGGCAAAAGAATTAAACGATAACTTCAAGAGTAAGCAGGATGCCTACACAAATGAGTATGGCCAAAAACGAATCAACTTTGAGAAACAGGCCAACGCTTTCCAGGAAAAACTGAAGCGCGGTGGTTTCCTCACTCAGGAACGCGCCATGCAGGAACGCAACCGCCTTATAGGTATGCAGCAGGATATTCAAAAACTGGACAACGATCTTTCCAGCAAATTACAATCCATGCAACAGGAAATCAATCAGCAAATAATTGATAGTATTTCCAACTATGTGAAAATTTACAATGCTGATAAGAAATACGATTTGATTTTCAGCAATGCCAATCTTCTGGAAGGTTCCGATCAGCACAACATCACCCGCGAAGTGATTACTGCGCTGAACAAGCGTTACCACAGTTCGAAAAAGTAAGACCCGATTATACGATATAACTTGAAAGCCCTGCAAAATCAGGGCTTTTTTTAGCATTATGCATAGCTTCGATTCCTATCTGAAAAAAAATGCCGGTTTTCCGCCGTTCATTACCGAAAAGCCGGAAGACCAACTCTCGTGTTGCGTGGTAATTCCTTGCTACCGCGAACCGGAATTGTTCAAAACCCTGGAATCGTTGTTGTCGGCGACACCGCCCTCTCTCCCAACCGAAGTCATTGTGGTGGTTAACTCACCCGAAGCGGCTCCTTCTGATGCCCTTGAAATTAACCAACAAACTATCGCTCAATTTCAATCCTGGAAACAGAGAACTCCTTCCGGGAAGATTAGCTTCAAACTTATTCACATCCCGGAACTCAGGAAAAAATGGGCCGGAGCAGGTTGGGCACGCAAAATTGGCATGGATGAAGCTATTCATCGATTTAACCTTGCGGGGAATGAAAATGGAATCATCGTTTCGCTGGATGCAGATTGTCGCGTATCGCCCAACTATTTTACGGCGATTGAAGAAGCTTTTCAGAGTTGTTCCAAATGCCAGCTCTTCACTGTCGGATTCGAACACGACCTGCAAGAACCCGGTCTGGATTCCGGCCTCCGAGACGGAATTACCCGGTACGAATTGTACATGCGTTACTACCGGCATGCCATGCAACTAACCGGTTATCCAAATGCCATTTATACGGTAGGTTCAGCGTTCGCTGTACGGGCCGGAGCCTGCGTAAAACAAGGCGGCATGAACCGCAAAAAAGCAGGAGAAGACTTTTACTTCCTGCACAAAGTCGTTCAGCTGGGAACGTTCGGGGAAATCAGTGAAGCGCTGGTTTTTCCAGGAATCCGAACCTCCGACCGGGTACCGTTTGGAACCGGACCAAAATTGGCTCAATTCCTTTCCGGGGAAGATTCCATGGAAACGACTTATTCCTTTCGGGCTTTTGAAGAGCTGCAGCCTTTCTTCCGAAAAGTAAATGAACTCTACCACCTGGATCAGCAGCAACTTGCTGGAACAATCGATAGTCTTCCAGCTCCGCTTCGACGGTTTTTGATGCAGTCCGGAGCTACCGATGTGATACTTGAATTGCAGTCCAACTGCTCCGGTGATAGCATTTTTGCCAGACGTTTTTTTCATCGGTTTAACGCCTTCTGGATACTGAAGTATCTGAACTTTGTGCACGAAGAGGATTACAAACCGGAATTGTTGCTGAAAGCCGCCCGGCAACTGTTGCAGGCAAAGGGCATCGAAAGCGCAGCATCCTCCGATTATTCTACACTTCTTCATATTTTCAGAAATATAGATTACTCAAATCATATTTGAACTATCTTTGCACCAGAGAAAAGAGATGTTATGGTTTTAGTAAAGGTAATTTTACTGGCCGTTGCTCTTGTTTCCCTGGCTTTCTTCGGGTTAGCCTTACAAATTGTTCTTAAAAAGAATGGGAAATTTCCGGACACGCATGTCGGACATAACCGCGAAATGAAAAAGCGTGGTATTGTTTGTGCTAAAACATTCGACCGGATAGAGCAGGCAAAAGTAAAGAAGGAACAGAAGCTTAAAAACCTGAAGCTCGCGAAGTAAACGGTATATAGCTTTGAAATAATCACACCGGAGGAATCGGGTGATTATTTTTGACTTCATTTAAGACCTTTTTATCTCTTTTATTATTACTTTTGAAGCACAAAACGTTAATGCTATGTTGAAATTGTTTTTACTTGTTTTGGGCATGATCAGCTTCGTATTTTTTGCTTTGGGATTGCGTTTTCTCAAAACAAAAAAGGAAGTCACCGACCCGACTCTGGCCGACCTGAGAACAGGTACCGGTTGCGGTTGTGGTGGCGGAAGCTGCGGTGTCAGTACCGATTCATCGTGCCATACCGATTTATAATAATCAACGACTTTAATCAGAAAAAGCCGGTCTACTTATCGTAGCGCCGGCTTTTTTATGATCATTAATTTCTTCTGATTAGAAACGCGATTCTACAACGTCCCAATCCAGAACTTTCCAAAATTCTTCGATGTACGCGGGACGAAGGTTTTGCTTATCAAGATAGTAAGCATGTTCCCACACATCGCAAGTTAACAACGGTGTTTTGCCATCGCGCAGCGGGTTGCCAGCATTGGCAGTCTGGACAATTTCCAGCTTGCCATCAGCATTTTTTACTAACCAGGCCCAACCCGATCCGAAAAGTGTAGCGGCAGCGTTGCTAAATTTTTCCTTGAAGTCTTCCAATGAACCAAAATCACGCTCGATAGCCGATTTCAGTGCTCCTTCCGGTGCTGTTTTGGGTGAGCCCGAAAGCTGGAAAAAGTAGAAAGTATGATTCCAAACCTGTGCTCCGTTGTTAAAAATACCGCCCTCGCTCTTCTTAATAATCTCTTCGAGATCGGCATTTTCAAAAGGGCTTCCGGGAACTAATCCGTTCAGTTTGTTTACATACCCCTGGTGATGTTTTCCGTAATGAAATTCAAGGGTTTTCTTACTAATGTGTGGTTCAAGCGCATCGAGTGCGTACGGCAATTTGGGTAATTCGAATGCCATGATAAATTTATTTTAAAGGTTAATGATGATTTTTACTGCAAGAACGAACGAAGATCGAAATTTGTTCGCTCTTTTCATGGTAAACTACCCCTAAAAGCAAAAAAAAGCCGGAGCATCACCTCCGGCTTCTCAAACCAAAAAATCAATTAACCTTTAAAACGTCTATCAACCTCGTCCCAGTTGATAACTTTCCAAAAAGCTTCGATGTATTCGGGACGCTTGTTCTGATACTTCAGATAATAAGCGTGTTCCCATACATCTATACCTAAAATGGGAGTTCCTTTCACATCAGAAACATCCATGAGCGGATTGTCCTGATTCGGTGTGGATTCCACCTTTAGTTCGTTTCCATCCTTCAGTAGCCATGCCCAGCCCGAACCGAAACGTCCGGCTGCTGATTTTGAAAATACATCCTTGAATGCTTCGAGTGAACCGAAAGCAGCGTTAATTGCTTCTGCCAATTCACCTTTAGGCTCTGAACTTCCACCCGGTTGCATTACATCCCAATACAGGTTGTGGTTGTAGAACCCACCTGCGTTGTTACGCACAGCCGCCGGAAATTTTGATACTACCGATAAAACTTCTTCAATGGTTTTACCGTCCAATTCGGTACCTTCAATGGCGTTATTCAACTTACTGGTATACCCTGCATGGTGCTTCGTGTAGTGAATTTCCATGGTGCGGGCATCAATGTATGGCTCAAGAGCCGTATAATCGTATTTAAGTTCTGGTTGAATAAAACTCATATCACTTATGGTTTTTAGTAGTTCAATGTTTTTCAAAAGTAATCTTTATTTGGATTTGTTCCAAATTAAAATAAAAACTTTTTTGTCCTTTTTCTTCAAATTATTTTTGAGGGCTGAATATGAACCATTAAGCATTAAAACCGCAACACCTTGAACCGTAAAATTCTTCACCTCGCCCTCCCCAACATTGTTAGCAACATCACCGTTCCTCTGTTGGGACTGGTTGATATGACCCTGATGGGACACCTCGGATCGGCGGTTTATATCGGCGCCATCTCGCTTGGCGGCGTTATTTTCAACTTTTTGTACTGGATGTTTGCCTTCCTGAGAATGGGAACCAGCGGATTCACGGCTCAGGCAACCGGGCGGAAAGACTGGAAAGAGAGTGAACTGATCCTGGGACGATCTTTTGCTCTGGCGTTGTTTTTCGGCGTTATGCTAATCATTCTTCAAGTCCCAATCGAATGGGTTAGCTTCCGTATCCTGGGAGGAAGCGAAGAAGTCAAGCAATTGGCCAGTCAGTATTTTTATATCCGAATCTGGGCTGCACCCGCTACCATTGGCCTCTATAGCCTGAACGGCTGGTTCATCGGGATGCAGAATGCCAAAGTACCCATGACGGTAGCTATTATTATTAATGTAGCCAACATCATCTTCAGTGTCTTGTTTGTGTTTGCTTTCGGAATGAAGTCCGACGGAGTAGCCCTTGGAACCGTTCTTTCGCAATACATGGGCCTGTTTCTTTCGCTTTGGTTTGCCCGGAAAAAATTCGGTGCCCCGCTATCGCGCCTTTCGAAGAAGCAGGTTCTCGATATAAAAGCATTACGGATTTTCATGCTGGTGAACAGCGATATTTTCATCCGGACGCTTTGCATCATCGGTGTTTTCACCTTCTTCACCTCGAAATCGGCCGGAATGAACAACACGGTTCTGGCTGTCAATTCGCTGTTACTTCAGTTTTTCATGTTCTTCTCCTTTTTCATGGATGGATTTGCTTATGCCGGTGAAGCTCTGGCAGGGAAATACTTTGGAGCCGGAAGTAAAGCCAAACTCAAAAAGGTGACTCAGCTGCTGTTTCTTTGGGGTACTTCCTTGGCGATTGTGTTCTCTCTTATCTACCTCTTTGCCGGCAACCAGATTGTTGCCCTGTTGACCGACCAGGCTTCGCTCAGAGAAGCAGCCAGACCTTTTATCTGGTGGACAGCATTGGTTCCCATCAGCGGATTTGCCGCCTTTATCTGGGACGGCATTTACATTGGGGCTACCGCTTCGAAAGGAATGCGCAATAGTATGTTGGCAGCAACCTTTCTGCTGTTCGTTCCTGGCTTCCTGTTGTTCAAAGATTCCATGAGAAACGACGCCCTGTGGCTGGCGATGATTCTTTTTGTCTTTGGACGCGGGTTATTCCAAACCATCCTGGCAAAAAGGGCAATTTTCAACCGCATAACATAAAAAAGCCCGCCAACCGGCGAGCTTTTGTTTTATCTGCAATTTCTGATTTTCAATAATTGAAACTACTTCCTCCCAGAAATTCGCGCAATACCGAAGTAGGTGGTATTTCCTGCGATGAGATTGGATAAAAGTAGGAAATGAATACCAGCAACCGAACGGCTTCGGCATATTCTGGTGCGTTCTCTGGTACAAGCTCGAGCAGATGTTCTGCATACCGTTTCAAAACACCCAATTCATAAATCAGGGCCGAATTAAACATCACATCGGCATTTTCCTGGTAAGGAAAAATATGTGTATCCTCTCCCCTTCGAACACTCGGCCAGCGTTGAATAGTCGTCCGGGCATCGTAGCCGCGGTATTTACTGTCGCGAATAATGCGCCTCAACAACCGGTTGTCCGTCGTGGGAATATAGGTGTGCTCATCAATCGATATCTGGGTCAGCGCCGAGATGAAAATTTTAAAGGTTCGCCCGCTGTCGATTCCGGGAACCAGCCCCGGATTCAAGCCATGGATGCCTTCGATGATGAGAATGCTGTTCTCCTCCAGTTTCAGCATCTCCCCTTTGAATACCCGCTCCCCGCTATGGAAATCGAACACCGGACGTTCAACGGTTTCGCCGTTCATCAATTTGGTTAGAAACTCATTGAAATACGCAATATCGATGGCTTCCAACGCTTCGAAATCATAATCGCCTGACTCGTCTCTGGGAGTGTGTTCCCTGTCCACAAAGAAGTCATCCAGGGAGATAGAAATCGGGCGCATTCCAACAACAGCCAGTTGAATTCCTAAGCGCTTGCTGAAGGTTGTCTTACCCGAACTCGACGGCCCGGCAATCAGTACCAGATTCACCTTATTGCGGCGGGCATAAATCTGGTTCGCAATCTCTACAATTTTCTTTTCATGAAGCGCCTCCGATATCTTGATGATTTCGCCGGCTCGTTTTTGCCGAACTTTCTCATTCAAACCGGCAATATCTTCTATCCTAAGAATTCCGGCCCACTCCTTGTGCTCGCGAAATATTTCGAAAAGTTTTTCCTGGCGGATTACCGGTTCCAACTCACCCGGGGAATCCGGATTGGGAACCCGCAACAAAAGTCCTTCATAATATTTCTCTAACCCAAAATGCTTCAAATAACCTGTAGAAGGCAATACGTGACCATAGAAAAAGTCACGCCTTTCGGCCAGGCACAAAAGTGGCGCATAGATACGGCCGTACTCTTTGAAGAGTTCCGCTTTGCGGTGCAAACCTTCTTGCTCAAAGATTTTGACAGCCTCTTCGGTCAGTACCCTTTTTCGGGATATCGGTAAATCTTTGTCGATCAACTCATGCATTTCCTCCCGAAGTGTCCACACATCCTGGTCGGTCAGCGGCCTTCCTAAATTCTCTATTTCACAGTAATAGCCTTTCGAAATAGCGTGGTCGATTTTCAATTGCGCCTCAGGCCAGATATTCCGCATTGCCACGTACAAAACAAACGATAGCGACCGAAGATACATTCGCTGCCCATCAGTGTTGCTGTAATCGAAGAATTCTATCTTCTTCGGCTTGACCAACTCAAAATCGAGTGGTTTTACACGGTGGTTCACGTAAGCTCCCAAAATAGGAGACGGTAATGAGACTTCCATACTACCGGCTATTTCGCCGAGTGTGGTTCCCAGTGGGAAGTTGCATAGCTTTCCACTGTTTTCGCATTGCAATTCAATATCTCTTACCATAAAAAAGGCTGTTTTCTAATGAATGGGTGCATCAAGTTAACGCATTTTGTTCAATTGCATTCAAAATGTTCCATGCACTTTTTGGAGGTCATCCTGCCTGTGCTTATTTTCTTTTCAGCTCTTCCTTCAGGAAACGAGCGGTGTAAGAATTCTTGTGTTTAACGACTTGCTCCGGTGTCCCGGCACAAACGACTTTTCCACCAGTTCGTCCGCCTTCCGGCCCAATATCAATGATATGATCGGCCACCTTAATTACATCCATGTTGTGCTCGATAACGATCACCGTATTTCCCCGGTCGACCAGCTTGTTTAAGACATCGAGCAATACCCTGATATCTTCAAAATGAAGACCGGTAGTGGGCTCATCCAGGATATAAATTGTTTTGCCGGTATCGCGTTTGCTGAGCTCTGATGCCAGTTTCACCCGCTGCGATTCACCTCCCGATAAAGTCGTTGATGACTGCCCCAACGTAATGTAACCAAGGCCGACTTCCTGAAGACTTTTCAACTTGATTAAAATCGACGGGATATTCTCGAAGAATTCAACACCCTGATTGATGGTCATATCCAGCACATCGCTGATAGATTTTCCCTTGTGCCGCACTTCCAGCGTTTCGCGATTGTAGCGCCGCCCGTTACATTTATCACAATGCACGTACACATCCGGCAGGAAATTCATCTCGATAACCTTCATACCAGCTCCCTGGCACTCTTCGCAGCGCCCGCCTTTCACGTTAAACGAGAAACGGCCGGGTTTATAGCCACGAACTTTCGATTCCGGCAACATCGCAAAGAGATTACGGATATCGGAAAATACGCCGGTGTAGGTTGCCGGATTGGAACGTGGCGTCCGTCCCAGCGGTGACTGGTCGACCTGGACTACTTTATCGATATGTTCAAGACCTTCAATTTTTTCGTAAGGAAGCGGATCTTTCACCGATTTATAGAAATGCTGACTCAGAATCGGCTGCAGAGTTTCGTTAATGAGCGTTGATTTTCCACTTCCGGAAACGCCTGTAACGCAGATGAATTTTCCTAACGGGAATTCGACATCAACCTTTTTCAGGTTGTTACCGCTCGCTCCTTTGATGCGAAGCACCTCACCGTTTCCTTCTCTCCTCTTTTCCGGGATGGCGATCTTTTTCACTCCGGTCAGGTAAGCTGATGTCAGCGTATCCAGCTTTAACAGCTCTTTCGGATTTCCGGCAGCAACGACTTCACCACCATGCCGACCGGCAAACGGGCCCATGTCTACCAGGTAATCAGACTCCATAATCATGTCGCGGTCGTGCTCTACCACGACCACCGAATTTCCGGTATCCCGAAGTTGCTGCAATGAATTAATAAGACGCAGGTTATCGCGATGGTGCAAGCCGATGCTCGGCTCATCGAGGATATACAGTACATTCACCAGCTGTGAACCAATTTGCGTAGCCAACCGGATGCGCTGCGATTCTCCACCGGAAAGACTCCGCGCCGAACGATCGAGCGAAAGGTATTCCAACCCAACGTCCAAGAGGAATCGTAAGCGATCCCGAATTTCTTTCAATACTTCCGAGCCAATCAGTCGCTGTCGTTCGGTTAACCGCGACTCGATATTTTCGAGGAACATCGAGAGTTCGCCAATGTCCATCTTCGATAGTTCGGCAATATTTTTTTCGTCAATCTTGAAGTGGAGCGCTTCTTTATTCAACCGTTGTCCGTTACAAACCGGACAAACATTGGTTTTATGGAACTGGTCCGCCCACTTTTGCGCCTTTTTCGACGGATTGTCGCTTTTCTGATTGACGATATATTTCACCACTCCTTCGTAGCTCATCATGTAATTGACGGAGCTTCCCAACGGCGTATTTTTTAACTGAATCCGTTCACTTGTGCCAAAAAGAATGGCATCGATAGCTTCTTCCGGGTACTTACTCAAGGGAGTTTTTAACGTCACTCCGTATTTCTCAGCCAACGCTTCGATTTGCCAAAATATCAGCGAGTTTTTATAGGAGCCCAACGGAGCAATTCCGCCTTTGGCAATACTTATTGACGGATCGGGAATAATCTTGTCAATATCGATTTCGGTCACTTCTCCCAGTCCGTTGCACTTCGGACAAGCTCCCTGCGGCGAGTTAAATGAGAAGCTGTGCGGCGCCGGTTCGTTGTACGAAATTCCGGTCGTCGGACACATCAGGTGACGGGAATAATACTTGGCTTCATCACTTCCTTTTTCCTGAATCATGATGATTCCGCTTCCGTGTTTCATGGCTGTTTCCACCGAATCGCGCAAGCGCTTTCTGTCAGCCGAATCCACCACCAGCTTGTCGATGACAATTTCAATGTGGTGATTCTTGTAACGATCGACTTTCAGACCATGCGTCATTTCGCGCACCTCACCATCGACTCGGGCGTACAGAAATCCCTTGCGGCGAATTTGCTCGAACAATTCACGGTAGTGCCCCTTACGCCCTTTTACTACCGGAGCCAGAATAATGGTTGGTTTGCCGTCGAAACGCTCCAGAATCAAATTGATGATCTGCTCGTCGGTGTACTTCACCATTTTCTCGCCGGTGTTGTAGGAATAAGCGATACCGGCACGGGCATACAGCAACCGGAGAAAGTCATAAATTTCAGTGACCGTTCCTACTGTAGACCGCGGATTTTTATTCGTTGTTTTCTGTTCGATGGAAATCACCGGGCTTAAGCCACTGATTTCGTCCACATCGGGGCGTTCCATGTTGCCCAGAAATGAACGGGCATACGCCGAGAAAGTCTCGATGTAGCGTCGTTGTCCTTCTGCGTAAATGGTATCGAATGCCAGTGACGATTTTCCACTTCCCGATAGGCCGGAAATCACCGTCAGTTTGTTGCGTGGTATCTCAACATCAATGTTGCGGAGGTTGTGCACACGTGCGCCTCTCACAACAATTTTATCTTCTTTGTTCATTCAATCTACTTATTCGTCCTGGTCGGAAATAGAATCCTGCTCTGCCTTATTCACTTCCTTGTCCCAATGAAAAGTGCGGTAACCTTCTTCAGGTAACCTGATGACGTAAGTCTTTCCTGACGGATTGGACAAAGTTGTTTCCCTCAACCAGGGATTGAAATATTTCAATATTTTATAATTCACACCATGCTCCCGGGCAAAATCGGCAAAATCATCTACCGGCCCGTCGATTGTTATGTTATAGGTCGGAATGATCGGATAGATTTCGTCCTTCGGGACTTTAAATCCATAGTTCTCCGGATCGCTCAGAATCAATTTCAACGCCAGTATGCGATAAACATACCGCCCGGTTTCTTCACCTAATAACAAATCGTAATAATTGTGGTTCTTCTGACGAACAATTTGCCGCGCCACACCGGTACGGCCAGCATTGTAAGCCGCTGCCACCATGGTCCAACTACCATATTTCTCGTAATTGTGCTTCAGGTATTTGCAAGCGGCCTGCGTGGCTTTCACCAGATTGTACCGTTCGTCCACCTCATTATTCACCTCCAAACCATAATCGCGGGCGGTCGGTTTCATAAACTGCCAAATGCCCACAGCACCCGCCGGACTCACTGCCCGGTCGAAAAAACTGCTTTCGGCCAAAGCCAGATATTTAAAGTCATCGGGAACGCCCTGTTCCTTCAGAATGGGCTCAATCACGTGAAAATAGCGTGGTGCCTTCTTGATAAAAAGTAATGTTTGAGAATGAAAATAGGTATTCACCAACATCTCCCGATCGAGTGCTTCCTTCACATCAAAATCCTGTAAAGGAACCGGTTCGCCGGCAAAGTTAAGCGTATCGGGTAACTCAGGCGGACTGAAATAAACCTTTCCTGTATTGTCATTCAATGAATATGGCGATTTGGTATTGTCATCACTGGTACTGTTGAAAAACAATCCTCCGATGATAACTCCAATGGCAATTACCGATAAAAAAATGGAAATGCTGTTCAGACTCCCCCTCTCGCGTGATAAATTCCTCTCCTTCAATTTTCCAGGGTTTTAAATTCGAGTTTCAAAGATAACCTTTTTGAAAACCGATTCAAACCCCAAAAGCAGGCAGAATTTTAATTAAACGCATAGGTCAATCCCGTGTAAATACCCAACTGGTACGGACGGTAATTGATTTCACTGCTGGTACTAATGGAATTGAGATAATATTTTATCCTTGGTTCCAGTGTCACGGTCACCCGCTTACTCAACTCATATCCCAACCCGAGGCCAACGGTTCCGGCATAAACCAGATCGCGCAGTTGACTGGTTTCACCGCTTTGCGTCTTCACTCCGCTTTCGTAAAGAGAAGCTTTGTTGCCGACCAAAATGTTGGTGCTCATTCCTCCGGTTAAATCGACATTCACTTTGCGGTCGATGAGATGGTAGGCTACCAAAACCGGAACCTCGATATACTCCAGGTTCTGCTTCAAATCGGCATTGCTGGCATAGGCAGTAGTACTAGTGCTCATACCATTAGACGAACTCACAGCTAAATATGCTCCGTCCTTTATTGACGACGGCGGTTTCCGGAAGTTAACCATCCCAACTTCGGTATTAGCTGCATAGGCTGTCGAGTTGGAATTAACTCCGTAGTCAGTTCTGACGTTCGCAAATTCCGGATTATTGTCGCCAAAAACGGGAACCCGGCTGGTGTTATGCCTGATCTTTGAGTACACGATACCCGATCTGACTGATAACCGCTTGTTGAGTTTATAACCAAACATCACTCCGCCTGAAAATGTGGGTTCTGTGGAAGTAGAGGACTGAGAGACACTTGAAAACGCATTGGCTGCTGCATACAAATCGCCATGACCTCCTGATGACGACTGTCCTGAAAAAAGAGGAGATGCTTCTGCTGCCAATCTCCATCGATTGATCGGTTTATTCTCTTTTTCGTCCTGGTACTTCTGAATGTTGTCAGCAATGATGCTCTGATCATTCAACTTCTGCTTTAAAACTGCCAGTTGCGAATCGTTATCATTGTCCAGCCCCAAATGCTTTGACAGGAATTGAATCCAGCTTTCATTTCGACCTGACAATGCGGAGTTACTACCAGAAGGAACAGACGGTATGCGGGCGTTGATTTCCGACATGGTCTCATCCTGCTTTCTTTCGGCCATAGCCAAAACAGCCGCTTCGTTTATCTGTACAGTATGATTGCTTCCGTTACCGGGACCTCCGATCATTTTCACCGGCATCACAGAAGCCGAAAGTGTAGACATTTTGACCGGTACTACCGTTTGGGTTGTACCAGTTGTAGTTTTTTCACCGGCAACGTTGGTCGGTTGGGGCGTAACCGTTTTTTGCGGCACTACAGCCACTTCGTTTGCCGCTTGCTCCTGGTGTGGTTGGGTTACAACCCATCCGGCGATAAACGCCAAAACCACCGCAGCTGCAATCGACAATCCCTTTATCAAAGCCAGCCTATACGCTTTCTTCCGCTTGTCCAGCGAATCTTCGATATTTTTCCAGACATACATAGGAGGAGTTTCTTCAAATCCCTCCAGCCTGTCCCGGAAAAGCTGGTCAATATCGTGTTTTTCAGCTAACATATTGTATTGTTGACTTTGCTCCTTTCAACACCAAATTTTTCATATACTTTCTTCTGTAATATCACCCGTGCCCTCGACAGGTTCGACTTGGAAGTTCCTTCTGAAATCCCCATCATTTCCCCGATTTCCTTGTGAGAAAATCCTTCAATCGCATACAGGTTGAACACCATACGATAACGGGCCGGCAGTTCCTGCACCAGCTTGAGCAATTCATTGGCATTAATCTGCGCCAACAAATCTTCACTCAGTTGTTTCCCCTCATATA
This Prolixibacter sp. NT017 DNA region includes the following protein-coding sequences:
- a CDS encoding lytic transglycosylase domain-containing protein, with translation MKERNLSRERGSLNSISIFLSVIAIGVIIGGLFFNSTSDDNTKSPYSLNDNTGKVYFSPPELPDTLNFAGEPVPLQDFDVKEALDREMLVNTYFHSQTLLFIKKAPRYFHVIEPILKEQGVPDDFKYLALAESSFFDRAVSPAGAVGIWQFMKPTARDYGLEVNNEVDERYNLVKATQAACKYLKHNYEKYGSWTMVAAAYNAGRTGVARQIVRQKNHNYYDLLLGEETGRYVYRILALKLILSDPENYGFKVPKDEIYPIIPTYNITIDGPVDDFADFAREHGVNYKILKYFNPWLRETTLSNPSGKTYVIRLPEEGYRTFHWDKEVNKAEQDSISDQDE
- a CDS encoding outer membrane beta-barrel protein, producing MLAEKHDIDQLFRDRLEGFEETPPMYVWKNIEDSLDKRKKAYRLALIKGLSIAAAVVLAFIAGWVVTQPHQEQAANEVAVVPQKTVTPQPTNVAGEKTTTGTTQTVVPVKMSTLSASVMPVKMIGGPGNGSNHTVQINEAAVLAMAERKQDETMSEINARIPSVPSGSNSALSGRNESWIQFLSKHLGLDNDNDSQLAVLKQKLNDQSIIADNIQKYQDEKENKPINRWRLAAEASPLFSGQSSSGGHGDLYAAANAFSSVSQSSTSTEPTFSGGVMFGYKLNKRLSVRSGIVYSKIRHNTSRVPVFGDNNPEFANVRTDYGVNSNSTAYAANTEVGMVNFRKPPSSIKDGAYLAVSSSNGMSTSTTAYASNADLKQNLEYIEVPVLVAYHLIDRKVNVDLTGGMSTNILVGNKASLYESGVKTQSGETSQLRDLVYAGTVGLGLGYELSKRVTVTLEPRIKYYLNSISTSSEINYRPYQLGIYTGLTYAFN
- the uvrA gene encoding excinuclease ABC subunit UvrA, with amino-acid sequence MNKEDKIVVRGARVHNLRNIDVEIPRNKLTVISGLSGSGKSSLAFDTIYAEGQRRYIETFSAYARSFLGNMERPDVDEISGLSPVISIEQKTTNKNPRSTVGTVTEIYDFLRLLYARAGIAYSYNTGEKMVKYTDEQIINLILERFDGKPTIILAPVVKGRKGHYRELFEQIRRKGFLYARVDGEVREMTHGLKVDRYKNHHIEIVIDKLVVDSADRKRLRDSVETAMKHGSGIIMIQEKGSDEAKYYSRHLMCPTTGISYNEPAPHSFSFNSPQGACPKCNGLGEVTEIDIDKIIPDPSISIAKGGIAPLGSYKNSLIFWQIEALAEKYGVTLKTPLSKYPEEAIDAILFGTSERIQLKNTPLGSSVNYMMSYEGVVKYIVNQKSDNPSKKAQKWADQFHKTNVCPVCNGQRLNKEALHFKIDEKNIAELSKMDIGELSMFLENIESRLTERQRLIGSEVLKEIRDRLRFLLDVGLEYLSLDRSARSLSGGESQRIRLATQIGSQLVNVLYILDEPSIGLHHRDNLRLINSLQQLRDTGNSVVVVEHDRDMIMESDYLVDMGPFAGRHGGEVVAAGNPKELLKLDTLTSAYLTGVKKIAIPEKRREGNGEVLRIKGASGNNLKKVDVEFPLGKFICVTGVSGSGKSTLINETLQPILSQHFYKSVKDPLPYEKIEGLEHIDKVVQVDQSPLGRTPRSNPATYTGVFSDIRNLFAMLPESKVRGYKPGRFSFNVKGGRCEECQGAGMKVIEMNFLPDVYVHCDKCNGRRYNRETLEVRHKGKSISDVLDMTINQGVEFFENIPSILIKLKSLQEVGLGYITLGQSSTTLSGGESQRVKLASELSKRDTGKTIYILDEPTTGLHFEDIRVLLDVLNKLVDRGNTVIVIEHNMDVIKVADHIIDIGPEGGRTGGKVVCAGTPEQVVKHKNSYTARFLKEELKRK